The Coregonus clupeaformis isolate EN_2021a chromosome 8, ASM2061545v1, whole genome shotgun sequence genome has a segment encoding these proteins:
- the LOC121571885 gene encoding RNA cytosine C(5)-methyltransferase NSUN2-like: MVYPTCSLNPIEDEAVIATLLEKSEGALELEDASADLPGLKWMPGVTKCKEGQWYKDWSEVPANRHIQIRPTVFPLTDTKKLANMKLERCMRILPHHQNTGGFFVAVLVKKAPMPWIRRFPKLSKEQTSSSVPQPEDSPVGIPLLETPLEDGEEVKDAGEDSPKEPEAGDQTKEPNVCVCRVGNKLFGPPATVACR, encoded by the exons ATGGTCTACCCTACCTGTTCACTGAACCCTATCGAGGACGAAGCTGTCATAGCAACACTACTGGAGAAGAgtgaag GTGCGTTAGAATTAGAAGATGCATCCGCTGATCTCCCAGGGTTAAAATGGATGCCTGGAGTCACCAAATGCAAG GAGGGTCAGTGGTATAAGGACTGGTCAGAGGTGCCAGCCAACCGCCACATACAGATCAGACCCACCGTGTTCCCTCTCACAGACACAAAGAAACTGGCCAATATGAAGTTGGAGAGATG TATGAGGATCCTGCCCCATCACCAGAACACTGGAGGCTTCTTTGTAGCTGTCCTGGTCAAGAAAGCCCCCATGCCCTGGATCCGAAGATTCCCCAAG ttgAGCAAGGAGCAGACATCCAGCTCAGTGCCCCAGCCAGAGGACTCTCCAGTGGGGATCCCCCTCCTTGAGACACccctggaggatggagaggaggtaaAGGACGCAGGAGAGGACTCGCCCAAAGAGCCAGAGGCAGGCGATCAGACCAAGGAAcccaacgtgtgtgtgtgcagggtggGAAATaaactttttggtccaccagccactgtggcatgTAGATAA